The following proteins come from a genomic window of Microtus ochrogaster isolate Prairie Vole_2 chromosome 7, MicOch1.0, whole genome shotgun sequence:
- the Vmo1 gene encoding vitelline membrane outer layer protein 1 homolog, translating into MEFQAEAKLLLLLQLLWVTCCGQAHIRVERYASIIDVTNGGTWGDWTWPEMCPDGYFASGFSIKVEPPQGIPGDDTALNGIRLHCTRGNAEQNTHVVESQSGSWGSWSEPLWCPGTHFLVAFSLRVEQFSFPGDNTAVNNVRFRCSDGVELEGPGLSWGDYGDWSDSCVKGVCGLQTKIQKPRGPRDDTALNDVRIFCCNS; encoded by the exons ATGGAGTTCCAGGCTGAAgccaagctgctgctgctgctgcagctgctgtgggTGACATGCTGTGGACAAGCACATATAAGAGTGGAACGATATGCATCCATCATTGATGTGACCAACGGCGGGACCTGGGGTGACTGGACCTGGCCTGAGATGTGTCCTGATGGATATTTTGCCAGTGGGTTCTCCATCAAG GTGGAGCCCCCTCAAGGCATTCCTGGAGATGACACAGCTCTGAACGGGATCCGACTGCACTGTACTCGAGGGAATGCAGAGCAAAACACGCATGTTGTGGAGTCCCAATCTGGAAG TTGGGGCTCATGGAGTGAGCCTCTGTGGTGTCCTGGCACGCACTTCCTAGTGGCATTCTCTCTTCGGGTGGAGCAGTTTTCATTTCCTGGGGACAACACTGCGGTGAACAATGTACGCTTCCGTTGCTCAGACGGTGTGGAGCTGGAGGGGCCTGGGCTGAGCTGGGGAGATTATGGAGATTGGAGCGACTCCTGTGTCAAAGGTGTCTGTGGCTTGCAGACCAAAATCCAGAAGCCTCGAGGGCCGCGTGATGACACTGCACTTAATGACGTCAGGATATTCTGCTGTAACAGCTGA